In a genomic window of Wyeomyia smithii strain HCP4-BCI-WySm-NY-G18 chromosome 1, ASM2978416v1, whole genome shotgun sequence:
- the LOC129718975 gene encoding ubiquitin-conjugating enzyme E2 L3-like, translating to MAATRRLQKELSDIRASGLKSFRDIVVDEGNLLLWSGLIVPENAPYNKGAFRIEITFPAEYPFKPPKISFKTKIYHPNIDEKGQVCLPIISAENWKPATKTDQVIQALIALVNDPEPEHPLRADLAEEYLKDRKKFTKNAEEYTRKHSEKRPE from the coding sequence ATGGCAGCTACAAGAAGACTTCAAAAGGAGCTGTCCGACATACGCGCATCTGGTCTCAAATCTTTTCGGGACATAGTGGTAGATGAGGGAAACCTTTTACTATGGTCTGGATTAATTGTCCCGGAAAATGCTCCGTATAACAAGGGAGCATTCCGAATCGAGATTACGTTTCCTGCGGAATACCCTTTTAAACCTCCAAAAATCtcgttcaaaacaaaaatatatcatcCAAATATTGACGAGAAAGGTCAAGTGTGTCTGCCTATCATAAGCGCAGAAAATTGGAAACCGGCAACAAAGACTGATCAAGTCATTCAAGCTCTCATAGCACTGGTCAACGATCCAGAGCCGGAGCACCCCTTGAGAGCAGATTTAGCGGAAGAGTATTTGAAAGACCGTAAAAAATTTACAAAGAATGCGGAGGAGTATACCAGGAAGCATAGTGAGAAACGGCCGGAATAA